The following nucleotide sequence is from Deltaproteobacteria bacterium.
GGCCAATGAAAGATATGTTTCAAATTATAAAAAGGCCCTTGTTAACGGAAAAGAGCACCCGCAAGAAAGAAGCGTTTAACGAGGTAGCCTTTGAGGTGGACCGTCGGGCCAATCGTTCGGAGGTCAAGATGGCCGTTCAGACCCTGTTCAAGGTTAAGGTGGAACGGGTCAATCTCCTGCAACAGGAAGGCAAGAAAAAGCGCATCGGGAAGAAGGTCGGACGAACCGCAGACTGGAAGAAGGCCTTGGTCCGGCTGGCGCCGGGAGAAGCCATTGAGAATTTATAATAGCGATGACCAGGACCTTGGTAAGGGAGAATAGATATGGCCATTAGAACATGCACGCCTACCTCGGCAGGCAGGCGCTTTCAGACTTTTGATAC
It contains:
- a CDS encoding 50S ribosomal protein L23; protein product: MKDMFQIIKRPLLTEKSTRKKEAFNEVAFEVDRRANRSEVKMAVQTLFKVKVERVNLLQQEGKKKRIGKKVGRTADWKKALVRLAPGEAIENL